One window of the Eschrichtius robustus isolate mEscRob2 chromosome X, mEscRob2.pri, whole genome shotgun sequence genome contains the following:
- the NCBP2L gene encoding nuclear cap-binding protein subunit 2-like, producing MSKDLRILCSDSSLEQSEYQEQLLSSNDDEREKLLMESSTLYVGNLSFHATEEQIFELFSRRGDVKNVFMGLDKIKKTACGFCFVEYYNRADAKNAMRFLNETHLDDRIIHIVWDIGFREGRQYGYGQSGSQVKDEFCEEEALENRLRSGAGEESTRETPATLAPKKIIKGQYQVSK from the coding sequence ATGTCCAAGGACCTGAGAATTCTGTGCAGCGACTCCTCCCTGGAGCAGAGCGAGTACCAGGAGCAGCTGCTTAGTAGCAACGACGATGAGCGTGAAAAATTACTGATGGAAAGCTCCACACTGTATGTGGGGAATCTTTCCTTTCATGCAACCGAAGAGCAAATATTTGAGCTCTTTAGTAGACGTGGTGATGTCAAGAATGTTTTTATGGGCCTggataaaataaagaaaacggcatgtggtttctgttttgtagaataCTATAACAGAGCTGATGCCAAAAATGCCATGCGATTCCTAAATGAGACCCACCTAGATGACCGTATTATCCACATAGTTTGGGATATAGGCTTTAGAGAGGGCAGACAATATGGCTATGGCCAATCTGGGAGCCAGGTAAAAGATGAATTTTGTGAAGAGGAGGCTTTGGAAAACAGGCTCAGGtctggggcaggagaggaatccACTAGAGAAACACCTGCAACTCTAGCccctaaaaaaataattaaaggacAATACCAGGTCAGCAAATAG